In Quercus lobata isolate SW786 unplaced genomic scaffold, ValleyOak3.0 Primary Assembly Scq3eQI_1848, whole genome shotgun sequence, a genomic segment contains:
- the LOC115973650 gene encoding pentatricopeptide repeat-containing protein At1g13040, mitochondrial-like, with product MYRSLGAHRLIYRARISRLVKTGLIDQAVQVFDEMTQSNCRIFSIDYNRFLGVLVRESRFDLAEHYYYKMTHQGFSLIPFTYSRFISGLCEVKNFSLIDKLLEDMDRLGCIPDIWAFNIYLNLLCNENRLELALLLFYRMVEKGREPDVVTYTMLIDGLCKARRFDAAVDMWREMIDKGLSPDNKACTALVIGLCDGGKVDLAYELTMGVMKGRVEFNILMFNALISGFCRAGRIDKAQAIRSFMRRNGCEPDLITYNVLLNYCCEGLMLEEAEKLMKKMERSGMELDVYSYNQLLKGLCKANLPDKAYLLMVNKMEALGLCDAVSYNTIIRAFCKASRIRRAYKLFEEMQRKGIAPDLVTFTILIEAFLREGDSVVAKKLLDQMAGMGLLPDRIFYTTIVDHLCKTGKIVMAHSVFCDMVEKGIAPDVVSYNALINGLCKASRVSEAMLLFEEMQTSGSYPDEVTFKLIIGGLIREKKLSLACSVWDQMMEKGFTLDSAVCETLINAIHSRDAT from the coding sequence ATGTATCGCAGTCTTGGCGCACACCGCCTCATATACCGAGCTCGAATCTCACGCCTAGTAAAAACTGGTCTCATCGACCAAGCAGTCCAAGTGTTCGACGAAATGACTCAATCAAATTGCCGCATTTTCAGCATCGACTACAACCGCTTCCTCGGCGTACTGGTCCGTGAATCTCGTTTCGACTTAGCTGAGCACTACTACTACAAAATGACCCACCAGGGTTTTTCTCTAATCCCATTTACGTACTCAAGGTTCATTTCTGGTTTGTGTGAAGTCAAGAACTTTAGCCTCATTGATAAGCTTCTAGAAGACATGGATAGGCTTGGTTGTATTCCTGATATATgggcttttaatatatatttgaacCTTTTGTGTAATGAGAATAGATTAGAATTGGCTTTGCTATTGTTTTATAGAATGGTTGAGAAAGGTAGAGAGCCTGATGTTGTAACATACACTATGCTAATTGATGGGTTGTGTAAAGCTAGGCGGTTTGATGCCGCGGTTGATATGTGGCGTGAAATGATTGATAAAGGGCTTAGTCCTGATAATAAGGCGTGTACAGCGCTTGTTATAGGGTTGTGTGATGGTGGGAAGGTTGATTTGGCTTATGAGCTTACAATGGGTGTGATGAAGGGTAGAGTTGAGTTTAATATTTTGATGTTCAATGCATTGATTAGTGGGTTTTGTAGAGCAGGTAGGATTGATAAGGCGCAGGCAATTAGGTCATTTATGAGGAGGAATGGGTGTGAGCCGGATTTGATTACGTACAATGTGTTATTGAATTATTGTTGTGAAGGACTTATGTTGGAGGAGGCCGAGaagttgatgaagaagatggagaggAGTGGGATGGAACTGGATGTTTATAGTTATAACCAACTTTTAAAAGGGCTTTGTAAAGCAAACCTGCCGGATAAGGCATATTTGTTGATGGTGAATAAGATGGAGGCACTGGGGTTGTGTGATGCTGTTTCGTATAATACTATTATAAGAGCCTTTTGCAAGGCATCCCGTATTAGAAGGGCTTACAAGCTCTTTGAGGAAATGCAGCGGAAGGGGATTGCACCAGATTTGGTGACGTTTACAATTCTTATAGAAGCTTTTCTTAGAGAAGGTGATTCTGTTGTAGCAAAGAAACTTCTTGATCAGATGGCTGGCATGGGTTTGTTACCTGATCGTATATTTTATACTACGATTGTTGATCATCTATGTAAGACTGGGAAAATTGTGATGGCTCATAGTGTTTTTTGTGATATGGTGGAGAAGGGAATTGCACCTGATGTGGTTTCATACAATGCCCTCATAAATGGGCTTTGCAAGGCTTCTAGAGTGAGTGAAGCCATGCTTCTTTTTGAGGAAATGCAGACGAGTGGGTCCTATCCTGATGAAGTAACTTTCAAGTTGATCATTGGAGGGCTTATACGAGAAAAGAAACTTTCATTGGCTTGTAGTGTATGGGATCAGATGATGGAGAAGGGCTTTACTCTTGACAGTGCTGTTTGTGAAACACTAATAAATGCCATCCATTCAAGAGATGCCAcatga